A single Ignavibacteriales bacterium DNA region contains:
- a CDS encoding alanine racemase, with amino-acid sequence MAKRYEKPVITRHQSGLMNKIGAAPLIAPRTEIDGVPVTKLVEEFGSPLFVLSEKKMRQNQRNFYRVFKTRYPKVQFAWSYKTNYLNAVCKVFHSENSWAEVVSEFEYDKALRLGVSGDHIIFNGPDKSDEALLKAVKNHSKIHIDHFDELYSLIEITERENLQADVAIRINMDTGIYPLWDRFGFNYENGEAWQAIKRIIAAKHLNLTGLHTHIGTYIMSADAYKIAATKLAGLMKSIRDEFNILLEYLDLGGGFASNNTLLGQYLPAEQMVPGIEQFADAISAGIFEFNFRNDELPLLILETGRALVDDTGFLITSVLANKRLSTGKKAVIIDAGVNILFTSFWYKHKIQPAQETGIHTEDTALYGPLCMNIDCVRESIVLPSLNKGDKLVIEYVGAYDMTQWMQFIAMRPNVVMIMEDGKVELIRKSENLDYILDREVMPEQLK; translated from the coding sequence ATGGCTAAGAGATATGAAAAACCGGTTATCACAAGACATCAGTCTGGTTTGATGAATAAGATTGGGGCAGCACCGCTGATCGCTCCGAGAACAGAAATTGACGGCGTCCCCGTCACCAAATTAGTTGAAGAGTTTGGCAGTCCGCTTTTTGTCCTTTCAGAAAAGAAGATGCGGCAAAATCAGAGAAACTTTTACCGCGTGTTTAAGACCCGTTATCCGAAGGTTCAGTTTGCATGGTCGTATAAAACCAATTACCTGAATGCAGTCTGCAAAGTGTTTCATTCAGAAAACTCCTGGGCTGAGGTAGTATCAGAATTTGAATATGACAAAGCGCTGCGGCTTGGCGTAAGCGGTGACCACATCATCTTCAACGGTCCGGACAAAAGCGATGAAGCGCTGCTCAAAGCAGTAAAGAACCACTCAAAGATTCACATTGACCATTTTGATGAGCTTTATTCGCTGATTGAAATCACCGAGCGTGAGAACCTGCAGGCAGATGTTGCTATCCGCATCAACATGGATACCGGTATATATCCCCTCTGGGACCGCTTCGGCTTCAACTATGAAAACGGCGAAGCATGGCAGGCAATAAAGCGTATTATTGCGGCGAAGCATCTAAACCTGACCGGACTCCATACCCACATCGGCACCTATATCATGAGCGCTGATGCGTATAAAATTGCTGCAACCAAATTAGCCGGCCTTATGAAAAGCATCAGGGACGAGTTCAACATCCTTCTTGAATATCTTGATCTCGGCGGCGGCTTTGCTTCCAACAATACCCTGCTTGGCCAGTATCTCCCCGCAGAGCAGATGGTTCCGGGCATTGAGCAGTTCGCCGATGCAATCTCAGCCGGCATATTCGAATTCAATTTCAGAAATGATGAACTCCCCCTGCTCATCCTTGAAACCGGCCGCGCTCTGGTTGATGATACCGGATTCCTTATTACCAGCGTGCTTGCCAACAAACGCCTTTCAACAGGAAAGAAAGCCGTGATCATCGATGCAGGAGTAAACATTCTCTTCACCAGTTTCTGGTATAAACACAAGATACAGCCGGCGCAGGAAACGGGCATCCATACCGAAGATACCGCGCTTTACGGCCCGCTCTGCATGAATATAGACTGCGTACGGGAGTCGATTGTTCTTCCTTCTCTGAATAAGGGAGACAAACTGGTTATTGAATATGTGGGTGCTTATGATATGACGCAGTGGATGCAGTTCATCGCCATGCGGCCAAATGTGGTGATGATCATGGAAGACGGAAAAGTAGAACTGATAAGAAAGTCAGAGAATCTTGACTATATCCTGGACCGCGAAGTAATGCCGGAACAGCTCAAGTGA
- a CDS encoding urea transporter, with translation MNILYKNRHLKGLLLSYAQIFFSSNAAFGAGLMITTFINPAAGLTAMLSALVVNLIAEAAGYDKDRIASGFYGFTGFLLGAGYSYFFVPSLQGYLYLAVLLAASVYISAFMQNYIYNSLKTGAFTLPFLIAFYLLFAILLYSGQQMQDWTYEADPFSLNLFLEIYFKSLGFILLQKELITGIAIAALLLIYSRVLFALSLLAYGVAFLLGYIMHADINEGVMIFAGFNSILTAFAVGGCMVIPSRSSLITGFFGVILASFITVLSYDLFSGIGLPILVLPFNIAAIIILSALYYRTNGLHPQLLYFLPGSPEENLYYHLTRRSRFEKFKYYFPELPFYGEWSVSQGVNGSITHKNAWGFAWDFVITDKKQSQFDNHGYELKDYYCYDAPVTAPLDGRVVEVINTVPENIIGEANLKNNWGNTIIIDHYEGLYSALCHLKQNSAKVSPGDYVKKGDIIASCGNSGRSPYPHLHFQFQLTPKIGEKTYYYPLSHFVEQTEKGWLLKNFDSPAEGAVVSNLEADRMMTSAFHFSLGDAITVKGKVKGKEKKETWTVHVTIYNELYLLSTSGDIAYIYNTGKVFYLSNYVGSKSSLIYYFYLASLQVPLTAKEHLHWSDKFSPAHYPDSLQRILSEAFVFFYNKIEAESSFILHKPQPDMVKIESDIHLKSMLSTQEKKRYKTSLIVTKSRGISSIAIYKDSTPVAELEITEYERNTL, from the coding sequence GTGAATATTCTCTATAAAAACAGGCATCTGAAAGGTCTGCTGCTCTCCTACGCGCAGATCTTTTTCAGCTCGAATGCGGCATTCGGCGCAGGACTGATGATAACCACGTTCATTAATCCCGCAGCGGGTCTGACGGCCATGCTGAGCGCTCTCGTGGTTAACCTGATTGCAGAGGCTGCAGGATATGACAAAGACCGTATTGCGTCAGGATTCTATGGCTTTACCGGATTCCTCCTCGGGGCCGGTTACAGCTATTTCTTTGTCCCCTCACTGCAGGGCTATCTCTATCTTGCCGTTTTGCTTGCGGCATCGGTATATATATCAGCCTTCATGCAGAATTATATCTACAACAGCCTCAAAACAGGCGCTTTCACGCTTCCGTTTCTGATTGCGTTTTATCTGCTGTTTGCAATTTTGCTGTATTCAGGCCAGCAGATGCAGGACTGGACGTATGAAGCAGATCCCTTTTCTCTGAACCTGTTTCTTGAGATCTACTTCAAGTCACTGGGCTTTATTCTGCTTCAGAAGGAACTGATTACCGGAATCGCAATAGCAGCATTGCTGCTGATATACAGCCGGGTGTTATTCGCGCTGAGTCTGCTTGCTTATGGTGTGGCGTTTCTGCTCGGTTATATAATGCATGCTGATATCAATGAAGGTGTGATGATCTTTGCCGGATTCAATTCCATTCTCACAGCATTTGCCGTTGGAGGATGTATGGTGATTCCCTCACGAAGCAGTCTGATAACCGGATTCTTCGGAGTAATCCTTGCATCATTTATCACCGTGCTCTCGTACGATCTGTTCTCCGGAATTGGTCTCCCGATTCTGGTATTGCCGTTTAATATCGCTGCAATCATCATCCTTTCGGCACTCTATTACAGAACAAACGGACTTCATCCGCAGCTCCTCTACTTTCTTCCCGGCTCACCGGAAGAAAATCTTTATTACCATCTTACCAGAAGATCTCGGTTTGAAAAATTTAAATACTATTTTCCCGAACTGCCTTTTTATGGTGAATGGTCAGTTTCGCAGGGTGTGAATGGCAGCATTACACATAAAAATGCATGGGGGTTTGCATGGGACTTTGTTATTACTGATAAAAAACAGTCGCAGTTTGATAATCACGGTTATGAACTGAAAGATTACTACTGCTACGACGCCCCCGTTACCGCACCGCTTGATGGCCGTGTTGTTGAGGTAATTAATACCGTGCCTGAAAATATCATCGGTGAGGCAAACCTGAAGAATAACTGGGGAAATACAATCATTATTGATCACTATGAAGGGCTCTACAGTGCGCTTTGCCATCTGAAGCAAAACTCTGCCAAGGTTTCTCCCGGTGACTATGTAAAAAAAGGAGACATCATTGCTTCCTGCGGCAATAGCGGCAGATCCCCCTATCCGCATCTGCATTTTCAGTTTCAGCTAACACCGAAGATCGGTGAAAAAACCTATTACTATCCGCTCAGTCACTTTGTTGAACAGACTGAAAAGGGCTGGCTATTAAAGAATTTTGACAGCCCGGCTGAAGGGGCAGTAGTAAGTAATCTGGAAGCGGACCGTATGATGACTTCTGCTTTCCACTTTTCCCTGGGTGATGCCATAACGGTTAAAGGAAAAGTTAAGGGGAAAGAAAAAAAGGAAACCTGGACCGTGCATGTTACCATATATAATGAGCTTTACCTGCTTTCCACTTCGGGAGATATTGCCTATATCTACAACACCGGAAAAGTATTTTATCTTTCAAATTATGTGGGCTCCAAAAGCAGTCTGATCTATTACTTCTATCTCGCCTCATTGCAGGTTCCGCTCACGGCTAAGGAACATCTTCACTGGTCAGATAAATTCTCCCCTGCCCATTACCCTGACTCACTGCAGAGAATACTGAGTGAGGCTTTTGTTTTCTTCTACAATAAAATTGAAGCAGAAAGTTCATTTATCCTTCACAAGCCGCAGCCGGATATGGTAAAAATCGAGTCAGATATTCACCTGAAATCCATGCTCAGTACTCAGGAAAAGAAAAGATATAAAACCAGTCTGATTGTAACAAAATCAAGGGGAATAAGCAGTATAGCCATTTACAAAGACAGCACTCCTGTTGCTGAACTTGAAATAACAGAATATGAAAGGAATACCTTATGA